A single region of the Salarchaeum japonicum genome encodes:
- a CDS encoding HpcH/HpaI aldolase family protein, which produces MVNELRETLDSGGVALGVLDNAYSPTLVEFYGELGLEFVWLDFEHGGPDPWDAREVEDLLRAAERTGIELLVRLPDTDPTLVRKALDLGVRNVFLPRVETADEVEAAVRSARFTYDGRPGKRGLGSPRARRWGATENYVEREDAETVVGTTIETREAVENIDDILSVPELGFVFLGPLDLSVAYGHPGELDHPEVRDALETVRSAAIDANVPVGGLGFGMDDVNEKVDAGYQILNLGSTTGALKGAVEGWLDAYDA; this is translated from the coding sequence ATGGTGAACGAGTTGCGGGAGACGCTCGATTCCGGTGGCGTGGCGCTGGGCGTATTGGATAACGCGTACAGTCCGACGCTGGTGGAGTTCTACGGCGAACTCGGACTGGAGTTCGTGTGGCTCGACTTCGAGCACGGCGGCCCCGACCCGTGGGACGCGCGGGAGGTCGAGGACTTGTTGCGGGCGGCCGAACGCACGGGCATCGAACTCCTGGTTCGACTGCCGGACACCGACCCGACGCTGGTGCGGAAGGCGCTCGACCTGGGCGTGCGGAACGTCTTCCTGCCGCGGGTCGAGACCGCGGACGAGGTGGAGGCGGCGGTGCGGTCCGCGCGGTTCACGTACGACGGCCGTCCCGGGAAGCGCGGCCTCGGGTCGCCGCGCGCGCGGCGCTGGGGAGCGACGGAGAACTACGTCGAGCGCGAGGACGCGGAGACGGTGGTGGGGACGACCATCGAGACCAGGGAGGCCGTGGAGAACATCGACGACATCCTCTCCGTGCCCGAACTCGGGTTCGTCTTCCTCGGGCCGCTCGACCTCTCCGTCGCCTACGGCCACCCCGGCGAACTCGACCACCCCGAGGTACGGGACGCCCTGGAGACCGTGCGTTCCGCCGCCATCGACGCGAACGTCCCCGTCGGCGGTCTCGGCTTCGGGATGGACGACGTGAACGAGAAAGTCGACGCCGGCTACCAGATTCTCAATCTCGGCAGCACCACCGGCGCGCTCAAGGGTGCGGTGGAGGGCTGGCTCGACGCCTACGACGCCTGA
- a CDS encoding AzlC family ABC transporter permease, producing the protein MNAPDPTEFRRGARAVLPLIPAIAGFGLVVGVAAGNAGFSLAQAVGLSVFVFAGASQLATIELVDAGAPLAVVVLTAVVINLRMMMYSASIAGYFDDIAERWRAGMAYLLTDQAYALSISHYGDDPPSDPRGYYLGVALPLWIVWQITTVVGLLAGASIPEKWGVTFAVPLVFLALLVPAMKDRPSTLAAGVGGSVAALGAGLPLNLGLLLGAVLGVTAALTIGGGEA; encoded by the coding sequence ATGAACGCTCCCGACCCGACCGAGTTCCGGCGCGGCGCGCGCGCCGTCCTCCCCCTCATCCCCGCCATCGCGGGGTTCGGGCTGGTCGTCGGGGTCGCCGCCGGCAACGCCGGCTTCTCGCTCGCGCAGGCCGTCGGCCTGTCGGTGTTCGTGTTCGCGGGCGCGAGCCAGCTCGCGACCATCGAACTCGTGGACGCGGGCGCGCCGCTCGCCGTCGTCGTGCTCACCGCGGTCGTCATCAACCTCCGGATGATGATGTACTCCGCGTCCATCGCCGGCTACTTCGACGACATCGCGGAGCGCTGGCGCGCCGGCATGGCGTACCTCCTCACCGACCAGGCGTACGCGCTCTCCATCAGCCACTACGGCGACGACCCGCCGAGCGACCCCCGCGGCTACTACCTCGGCGTCGCCCTCCCGCTCTGGATAGTCTGGCAGATAACCACCGTCGTCGGCCTGCTCGCGGGCGCGAGCATCCCCGAGAAGTGGGGCGTCACGTTCGCCGTCCCGCTCGTCTTCCTCGCGCTCCTCGTCCCCGCGATGAAAGACCGACCCAGCACGCTCGCCGCCGGCGTCGGCGGGAGCGTCGCGGCGCTCGGCGCGGGCCTCCCGCTCAACCTCGGATTGCTCCTCGGGGCCGTCCTCGGCGTGACCGCCGCGCTCACCATTGGAGGTGGCGAGGCGTGA
- a CDS encoding AzlD domain-containing protein: protein MNDLTLWGLVLAIGAATFLIRYSFIYLVGRTGDLPPRISHALAFVPPAVFAALVVPEFVSYDGVLHVAPDQLGAGIAAALVAWYTENMFATIAAGMLALWTLRFLV from the coding sequence GTGAACGACCTCACGCTCTGGGGACTCGTGCTCGCCATCGGGGCGGCGACGTTCCTCATCCGCTACTCCTTCATCTACCTCGTCGGCCGCACCGGCGACCTCCCGCCCCGCATCTCTCACGCGCTCGCGTTCGTCCCCCCGGCGGTGTTCGCGGCGCTCGTCGTCCCCGAGTTCGTCAGCTACGACGGCGTCCTCCACGTCGCGCCCGACCAACTCGGTGCAGGTATCGCCGCGGCGCTCGTCGCCTGGTACACGGAGAACATGTTCGCCACCATCGCCGCCGGGATGCTCGCGCTCTGGACGCTCCGCTTTCTCGTCTAG
- a CDS encoding S9 family peptidase, with amino-acid sequence MTTAVELEELASLPEFYHPRVSPDGDRVAFYYDETGRNELYVQDIASGERTQVSDGNVPRAARWPIAWDADGERVFFHQDEGGDEQNDIHAMTLDGEVEVVVEVDGQAAFHDVTSDGRYVLYGSDEGEQMNLYRYDTREDETEQLTAYDQPVHGGQFGPDEERVAYVANETDALENRDAYVMNADGSEKRKLDIGEVGAEAYPNDWHPDGDRLLVSDNTTDLGRVGVYDLDTDDVEWLSSGEYEESGAAFGPDGDTVVASRVRNAATMPVEYGLESGDVTAYDLDEGVAGLAGDEHFDGEGRAILAHTTSDERKTLYAYDRASDGTETLIAPAYGDIDPDTFVESEYVTYESEDGLEIGALLYDSGERPSPAVVMVHGGPHAHSMPRFDLYAQFLVSRGYTVLQPNYRGSTGRGREFKHRIHNDWGGGEQADVAAGGEWLQNLDWVDSERVAVMGGSYGGYSAYWQMVQYPELWATGIAQVGITDLLQMYENSMPHFQSMLEQQLGDPEENEEFWRERSPLTHVENIQNPILIVHGVNDPRCPIDQARVFRDALLDMGWTEGEDGDFEYEELGAEGHGSTDIDQKIRQFTLVDDFLDRRL; translated from the coding sequence GTGACAACTGCTGTCGAACTCGAAGAGCTCGCGAGCCTTCCCGAGTTCTACCACCCGCGCGTGTCGCCGGACGGCGACCGGGTGGCGTTCTACTACGACGAGACCGGGCGGAACGAACTGTACGTGCAGGACATCGCGTCGGGCGAGCGCACGCAGGTGAGCGACGGGAACGTCCCGCGGGCGGCGCGCTGGCCCATCGCGTGGGACGCGGACGGCGAGCGCGTGTTCTTCCACCAGGACGAGGGCGGCGACGAGCAGAACGACATCCACGCGATGACGCTGGACGGCGAGGTGGAGGTCGTCGTCGAGGTGGACGGCCAGGCGGCGTTCCACGACGTGACGAGCGACGGCCGGTACGTGCTCTACGGGAGCGACGAGGGCGAGCAGATGAACCTCTACCGGTACGACACCCGCGAGGACGAGACCGAACAGCTGACCGCGTACGACCAGCCCGTGCACGGCGGGCAGTTCGGGCCGGACGAGGAGCGCGTCGCGTACGTCGCGAACGAGACGGACGCGCTGGAGAACCGGGACGCGTACGTGATGAACGCGGACGGCAGCGAGAAGCGGAAGCTCGACATCGGCGAGGTCGGCGCGGAGGCCTACCCGAACGACTGGCATCCGGACGGCGACCGGTTGCTCGTCTCCGACAACACGACCGACCTCGGCAGGGTCGGCGTCTACGACCTCGACACCGACGACGTGGAGTGGCTCTCAAGTGGCGAGTACGAGGAGTCCGGCGCGGCGTTCGGCCCCGACGGCGACACCGTCGTCGCCTCGCGCGTGCGGAACGCGGCGACGATGCCCGTCGAGTACGGCCTCGAATCGGGCGACGTGACGGCGTACGACCTCGACGAGGGCGTCGCCGGCCTCGCGGGCGACGAACACTTCGACGGCGAGGGCCGAGCGATACTGGCGCACACCACCTCGGACGAGCGCAAGACCCTGTACGCGTACGACCGCGCGAGCGACGGGACGGAGACGCTCATCGCGCCCGCCTACGGCGACATCGACCCGGATACGTTCGTCGAGTCCGAGTACGTCACGTACGAGAGCGAGGACGGCCTGGAGATCGGCGCGCTCCTCTACGATTCGGGCGAGCGTCCGAGTCCCGCGGTCGTGATGGTGCACGGCGGCCCGCACGCGCATTCGATGCCGCGCTTCGACCTGTACGCGCAGTTCCTCGTTTCACGGGGTTACACCGTCCTCCAGCCGAACTACCGGGGGTCGACGGGGCGCGGCCGCGAGTTCAAGCACCGCATCCACAACGACTGGGGCGGCGGCGAGCAGGCGGACGTGGCCGCGGGCGGCGAGTGGCTCCAGAACCTCGACTGGGTCGATTCGGAGCGCGTCGCCGTGATGGGCGGGTCGTACGGCGGCTATTCGGCGTACTGGCAGATGGTGCAGTACCCCGAGCTGTGGGCGACCGGTATCGCGCAGGTCGGCATCACCGACCTCCTCCAGATGTACGAGAACTCGATGCCGCACTTCCAGTCCATGCTCGAACAGCAACTCGGCGACCCCGAGGAGAACGAGGAGTTCTGGCGCGAGCGCTCCCCGCTCACGCACGTCGAGAACATCCAGAATCCGATTCTCATCGTTCACGGCGTCAACGACCCCCGGTGTCCCATCGACCAGGCGCGCGTCTTCCGCGACGCCCTCCTCGACATGGGCTGGACTGAGGGCGAGGACGGCGACTTCGAGTACGAGGAACTCGGCGCGGAAGGCCACGGCTCCACGGACATCGACCAGAAGATTCGGCAGTTCACGCTCGTGGACGACTTCCTCGACCGCCGGCTCTGA
- a CDS encoding Lrp/AsnC family transcriptional regulator gives MVVAYVLIKANSGEADRILDEIADLDGVVDAHIVAGDVDFIAKLDVESPADVKEVSANGIQRVRGVESTETYLSME, from the coding sequence GTGGTGGTCGCGTACGTCCTCATCAAGGCGAACTCGGGGGAGGCCGACCGCATCCTCGACGAGATTGCCGACCTGGACGGCGTCGTGGACGCGCACATCGTCGCGGGCGACGTGGACTTCATCGCGAAGCTCGACGTGGAGTCGCCCGCGGACGTGAAGGAGGTGAGCGCGAACGGCATTCAGCGCGTCCGCGGCGTCGAGAGCACCGAGACCTACCTCTCGATGGAGTAG
- the arcS gene encoding archaeosine synthase subunit alpha, whose product MTDYFEVHERDAAARLGELRLAESVTTPALVDDVLEDAGSEWFQSQDFPTGDDSQLTVLPYRGFPSGTREEVQESFAPDYPDVEYPSAAVVTPRTARDYGADAYVLSNAPGFVGHASAFANAVVEAKERLPADSALYLSGVATPANAAVLAYAGVDLLDGHRAAVYGTQGKYLTTDGEHELADLDDLPCACPACQRPREEFGREDCKEHNRNALRAELARVRTRIRQGRLRDYVEGQARHEAWLTAAFRELDQEWGYLEERTPVQRDNLLLAASEDTLRRVEIQRFADRVTSRYVNRYGDDRPLLLVPCSARKPYSDSQSHRQFQDAAKYRAHVVSMTSPIGVVPQDLELTYPAQHYDSVVTGRWSEDEKEFVARVLRRYLENTDYPRIIAHVPPEGYRDIVERVEDDIDAPVEYTVEDHPTTGESLANLRDALSGEDQIWVSEREERTLRAVADYQFGRGAGDDLLGDITVQGRYPKLQALDAEGDQLAALVPQYGLLSLTLHGARRWVDSDVETKTVEIDDFVPRGSVLAPGIVNADHDIRVGDEVVVQGPSAFAVGKAEMSGREMAESTRGIAVDVRHSAER is encoded by the coding sequence ATGACCGACTACTTCGAGGTTCACGAGCGGGACGCGGCCGCTCGCCTCGGCGAACTCCGACTCGCGGAGTCCGTCACCACGCCCGCGCTCGTCGACGACGTGCTGGAGGACGCGGGCAGCGAGTGGTTCCAGAGCCAGGACTTCCCGACGGGTGACGACTCCCAGTTGACCGTTCTCCCCTACCGCGGGTTCCCGTCCGGGACGCGCGAGGAAGTCCAGGAGTCCTTTGCGCCCGACTACCCGGACGTGGAGTATCCGAGCGCGGCCGTCGTCACGCCCCGCACCGCCCGGGACTACGGCGCGGACGCCTACGTGCTGTCGAACGCGCCCGGGTTCGTCGGACACGCGAGCGCGTTCGCGAACGCCGTCGTCGAAGCGAAAGAACGCCTCCCCGCGGACAGCGCGCTCTACCTCTCCGGCGTCGCCACGCCCGCGAACGCCGCCGTCCTCGCGTACGCCGGCGTCGACCTCCTCGACGGCCACCGCGCCGCCGTCTACGGCACCCAGGGAAAATACTTGACCACCGACGGCGAGCACGAACTCGCCGACCTGGACGACCTCCCCTGCGCGTGCCCGGCCTGCCAGCGACCCCGCGAGGAGTTCGGCCGCGAGGACTGCAAGGAACACAACCGCAACGCGCTGCGCGCCGAACTCGCCCGGGTTCGCACCCGCATCCGGCAGGGCCGCCTCCGCGACTACGTCGAGGGGCAGGCGCGTCACGAAGCCTGGCTCACCGCCGCGTTCCGCGAACTCGACCAGGAGTGGGGCTACCTCGAAGAACGAACCCCGGTTCAGCGCGACAACCTCCTGCTCGCCGCGTCCGAGGACACGCTCCGGCGCGTGGAGATTCAGCGGTTCGCCGACCGCGTCACGAGCCGGTACGTGAACCGGTACGGCGACGACCGCCCGCTCCTCCTCGTGCCGTGTAGCGCGCGCAAGCCCTACAGCGACAGTCAGAGCCACCGCCAGTTCCAGGACGCCGCGAAGTACCGCGCGCACGTCGTCTCCATGACCTCTCCCATCGGCGTCGTCCCCCAGGACCTCGAACTCACGTATCCCGCCCAGCACTACGACTCCGTCGTCACCGGCCGCTGGAGCGAGGACGAAAAGGAGTTCGTCGCGCGCGTCCTCCGGCGCTACCTCGAAAACACCGACTATCCGCGAATCATCGCGCACGTCCCGCCCGAGGGCTACCGGGACATCGTGGAGCGCGTCGAGGACGACATCGACGCGCCGGTCGAGTACACGGTCGAAGACCACCCGACCACCGGCGAGAGCCTCGCGAACCTCCGGGACGCGCTCTCCGGCGAAGACCAGATCTGGGTGTCGGAGCGCGAGGAACGCACGCTCCGCGCCGTCGCGGACTACCAGTTCGGCCGCGGCGCGGGCGACGACCTCCTCGGCGACATCACCGTCCAGGGCCGCTACCCCAAGCTCCAGGCGCTCGACGCCGAGGGCGACCAGCTCGCCGCGCTCGTCCCCCAGTACGGCCTGCTCTCGCTCACCCTCCACGGCGCGCGCCGCTGGGTGGACTCCGACGTGGAGACGAAAACCGTCGAAATCGACGACTTCGTGCCCCGGGGCTCCGTGCTCGCGCCCGGCATCGTGAACGCGGACCACGACATCCGCGTCGGCGACGAAGTCGTCGTCCAGGGACCGAGCGCGTTCGCCGTCGGGAAAGCCGAGATGAGTGGTCGAGAGATGGCGGAGAGCACGCGCGGCATCGCGGTGGACGTGCGGCACTCCGCGGAACGGTAG
- a CDS encoding potassium channel family protein, protein MRFVIIGAGRVGFRTARVIANEGHDAVIIENNPDKVEKARAEGFEVIEGDGASEDVLMDADLEDVDAVGALTGDLNVNFAACMVANAHGCRTVLRIDEDYRENIYRKYADEVDEIVYPERLGAIGAKNALLGGNVTAIADLAENLQVVQFTVTADAPMQGYTVTELELPSRSRLLGFGKKEESLGLPLPDDTLEVGDRIAVLAEFDALDDVRQILVGEEPSRASGVH, encoded by the coding sequence ATGCGCTTCGTTATCATCGGTGCTGGACGGGTGGGGTTCCGTACGGCGCGCGTCATCGCGAACGAGGGACACGACGCCGTCATCATCGAGAACAACCCCGACAAGGTCGAGAAAGCGCGCGCGGAGGGGTTCGAGGTCATCGAGGGGGACGGCGCGAGCGAGGACGTGCTGATGGACGCCGACCTCGAAGACGTGGACGCGGTCGGCGCGCTCACCGGCGACCTGAACGTGAACTTCGCCGCGTGCATGGTCGCGAATGCGCACGGCTGTCGCACCGTCCTCCGCATCGACGAGGACTACCGGGAGAACATCTACCGGAAGTACGCGGACGAGGTGGACGAAATCGTCTACCCCGAGCGCCTCGGGGCTATCGGCGCGAAGAACGCCCTCCTCGGGGGGAACGTCACCGCCATCGCGGACCTCGCGGAGAACCTCCAGGTCGTGCAGTTCACGGTGACGGCGGACGCGCCGATGCAGGGGTACACGGTGACGGAACTCGAACTTCCCTCGCGGAGCCGCCTGCTCGGGTTCGGGAAGAAGGAGGAGTCGCTCGGCCTCCCGCTCCCGGACGACACGCTGGAGGTCGGCGACCGCATCGCCGTGCTCGCGGAGTTCGACGCCCTGGACGACGTGCGCCAGATACTCGTCGGCGAGGAGCCGTCGCGGGCGTCGGGGGTGCACTGA
- a CDS encoding Lrp/AsnC family transcriptional regulator has translation MVHAFIMVKTAAGSSADARDAILDLEFVVDAHVVAGEYDVIAEADGDAVGDVLNTASTEIQGLDGVEDTKTYVSMSA, from the coding sequence ATGGTACACGCGTTCATCATGGTGAAGACGGCCGCCGGGTCGTCCGCCGACGCCCGCGACGCCATCCTCGACCTGGAGTTCGTCGTGGACGCGCACGTCGTCGCCGGCGAGTACGACGTCATCGCGGAGGCCGACGGGGACGCCGTCGGCGACGTGCTCAACACCGCCTCCACCGAAATCCAGGGATTGGACGGCGTGGAGGACACGAAGACGTACGTCTCGATGTCCGCCTAA
- a CDS encoding DoxX family protein, which produces MSDDEPWLLGRLALGLGLALQASEDFRDLDDHVEYAESAGVPVPSVLAPLASAAMLAAGVGIALWRLPRLATTAAAGFLVTVTATMHDFWNEEGDASGERLAFFGNLAMLGGVLLALKSAFD; this is translated from the coding sequence ATGAGTGACGACGAACCGTGGCTGCTCGGCCGGCTCGCGCTCGGCCTCGGACTGGCGTTGCAGGCGAGCGAGGACTTCCGCGACCTCGACGACCACGTGGAGTACGCGGAGTCTGCGGGCGTCCCAGTGCCGTCGGTGCTCGCGCCGCTCGCGTCCGCGGCGATGCTAGCCGCCGGTGTCGGTATCGCGCTCTGGCGACTCCCCCGGTTGGCGACGACGGCGGCGGCGGGCTTCCTCGTGACGGTGACGGCGACGATGCACGACTTCTGGAACGAGGAGGGAGACGCGAGCGGCGAGCGCCTCGCGTTCTTCGGGAACCTCGCGATGCTCGGCGGCGTCCTGCTCGCGCTCAAGAGCGCGTTCGACTAG